A genomic region of Streptomyces diastaticus subsp. diastaticus contains the following coding sequences:
- a CDS encoding TOMM precursor leader peptide-binding protein codes for MPADTLDQAAGAPGRTTGDPVAAFGAGLRRALAAHGTPVALDLAPLGVHDAFRAPVPVYDADAVPVRIYGRQAVVGPFPGEREQPCPRCLERRWQAVRSVTLREALELGAGTRTAGHNPYLTPFGADAVAALIAARTGGRGPDTGAFAAVHLVDLQTLRTRHYPLVPDPECPRCSVAEEDTAEAATLTLGPAPKHRPGSFRVRDLATYDLPLQPYANPLCGSLGPSVVQDVSSGSTSATVGCFSMRSGDYLRETFWGGHADTFGQSLRIGVLEGLERYAGMRSRAKKAEVRASLDSLVARGEQVVDPRVVGLYDAAFHAANPHVPPFTTDREIPWVWGYSLRDERPVLVPEVLTYYHAPGLENRFVQESSNGCATGGCLEEAVYCGLMEVVERDAFLLAWYGRAALPEIDPATSTSAATRHMVDRLALYGYEARFFDTRVTFPIPVVTGVAVRPDGGLGRMCFGAGAGLDPEAAVAGALCEIATDAVNLPGRTRRDEARLRAMATDFHRVEALHDHPLAYGIPEMGDHAHFLIGAPGAPRPPKRSFSELYGGGSPPPVSKDLRDDLARCVEAVTGAGFDVVVVDQTMPEQRALGLRTVSVLVPGLLPIDFGWTRQRALGMPRLRTALREAGLADRDLTDADLNPAPHPFP; via the coding sequence ATGCCCGCTGACACCCTCGACCAGGCGGCCGGAGCACCGGGCCGCACCACCGGTGACCCGGTGGCCGCCTTCGGCGCCGGACTGCGCCGGGCGCTGGCCGCCCACGGCACGCCCGTCGCCCTGGACCTGGCCCCGCTCGGCGTGCACGACGCCTTCCGGGCGCCCGTCCCGGTGTACGACGCCGATGCCGTGCCCGTGCGGATCTACGGGCGGCAGGCCGTGGTCGGCCCGTTCCCCGGAGAGCGCGAGCAGCCCTGCCCGCGCTGCCTGGAGCGGCGCTGGCAGGCGGTGCGCAGTGTGACGCTGCGGGAGGCGCTGGAGCTGGGGGCCGGGACGCGGACGGCGGGTCACAACCCGTACCTGACGCCGTTCGGGGCCGACGCGGTGGCCGCGCTGATCGCGGCGCGGACCGGCGGGCGCGGCCCGGACACGGGGGCGTTCGCCGCCGTGCACCTGGTCGACCTCCAGACGCTGCGGACCCGCCACTACCCGCTCGTCCCCGACCCGGAGTGCCCACGCTGCTCGGTGGCCGAGGAGGACACCGCCGAGGCCGCCACCCTCACGCTCGGGCCCGCGCCCAAGCACCGGCCCGGCAGCTTCCGCGTCCGGGACCTCGCCACCTACGACCTGCCTCTCCAGCCGTACGCCAACCCGCTCTGCGGCTCCCTCGGGCCCTCCGTCGTCCAGGACGTCTCCTCGGGGTCGACCTCCGCGACCGTCGGCTGCTTCTCGATGCGCTCCGGCGACTACCTGCGCGAGACCTTCTGGGGCGGCCACGCCGACACCTTCGGCCAGAGCCTGCGCATCGGCGTGCTGGAAGGGCTGGAGCGGTACGCCGGGATGCGGTCGCGGGCGAAGAAGGCCGAGGTCAGGGCCTCGCTCGACAGCCTGGTGGCGCGCGGCGAGCAGGTGGTGGACCCGCGCGTGGTGGGGCTCTACGACGCGGCCTTCCACGCCGCCAACCCCCACGTGCCGCCCTTCACCACCGACCGCGAGATCCCCTGGGTCTGGGGCTACTCGCTCCGCGACGAGCGGCCCGTCCTCGTCCCCGAGGTGCTGACGTACTACCACGCGCCCGGGCTGGAGAACCGGTTCGTGCAGGAGTCCTCCAACGGCTGCGCCACCGGCGGCTGTCTGGAGGAGGCCGTCTACTGCGGACTCATGGAGGTCGTCGAGCGGGACGCCTTCCTGCTCGCCTGGTACGGGCGGGCCGCCCTGCCCGAGATCGACCCGGCGACCAGCACCAGCGCCGCCACCCGCCACATGGTCGACCGGCTCGCCCTCTACGGTTACGAGGCCCGCTTCTTCGACACCCGCGTCACCTTCCCCATCCCCGTCGTCACCGGCGTCGCCGTCCGCCCCGACGGCGGGCTCGGCCGGATGTGCTTCGGCGCCGGGGCCGGCCTCGACCCCGAGGCGGCCGTCGCGGGCGCCCTCTGCGAGATCGCCACCGACGCCGTCAACCTGCCGGGCCGCACCCGGCGCGACGAGGCCCGGCTGCGCGCCATGGCCACCGACTTCCACCGCGTCGAGGCACTCCACGACCACCCGCTCGCCTACGGCATCCCCGAGATGGGCGACCACGCCCACTTCCTCATCGGCGCGCCCGGCGCCCCGCGCCCGCCGAAGCGGTCCTTCAGCGAGCTGTACGGAGGCGGCTCGCCACCACCCGTCTCAAAGGACCTGCGGGACGACCTCGCGCGGTGCGTGGAAGCCGTCACCGGCGCCGGCTTCGACGTGGTCGTCGTCGACCAGACCATGCCCGAGCAGCGGGCGCTGGGCCTGCGGACCGTCAGCGTCCTCGTCCCCGGCCTGCTCCCCATCGACTTCGGCTGGACCCGCCAGCGCGCCCTGGGCATGCCCCGCCTGCGCACCGCCCTGCGCGAGGCGGGCCTGGCCGACCGCGACCTCACCGACGCCGACCTCAACCCGGCCCCCCACCCCTTCCCCTGA
- a CDS encoding IS481 family transposase, translated as MSHRNARLTVHGRRILVERVQSGRPVAHVAAEMGISRPTAHKWVRRWRAEGEAGLHDRPSRPHTTPHRTPAMIEARACRLRTDRKLGPARIAPILGLPASTVHRILTRHGINRLAWLDRPTGRVIRRYERDRPGELVHVDIKKLGNIPDGGGWRTVGRTAGDLNRQATTSERRSCKPVIGYSYIHSAVDDHSRLAYSEVLPDERKDTAIAFWQRANAFFAAHGVTVERVLTDNGACYKSKLFTQSLTAAGIAHKKIRPYRPQTNGKVERFNRTLLDEWAYVRPYTSNHERTTALADFLHTYNHHRCHTALGGQPPISRVNNAAGQYT; from the coding sequence GTGTCTCACCGTAACGCCCGGCTGACGGTTCATGGCAGGCGGATCCTGGTCGAACGCGTCCAGTCCGGTCGGCCTGTCGCGCACGTCGCTGCTGAGATGGGTATATCCCGCCCCACCGCCCACAAGTGGGTTCGCCGCTGGCGGGCCGAAGGCGAAGCCGGTCTCCACGACCGTCCGAGCAGGCCGCACACAACCCCGCACCGCACGCCCGCCATGATCGAGGCCCGGGCCTGCCGCCTGCGGACCGACCGCAAACTCGGGCCCGCCCGCATCGCACCCATCCTGGGCCTGCCGGCCTCGACGGTCCACCGGATCCTGACGCGTCACGGCATCAACCGGCTGGCCTGGCTCGACCGCCCCACCGGACGGGTGATCCGCCGCTACGAACGCGACCGGCCCGGCGAACTGGTCCACGTCGACATCAAGAAGCTCGGCAACATCCCCGACGGCGGCGGCTGGCGCACCGTCGGCAGAACAGCCGGCGACCTCAACCGCCAGGCCACCACCAGCGAGCGCAGGAGCTGCAAGCCGGTGATCGGCTACAGCTACATCCACTCCGCCGTCGACGACCACTCCCGTCTGGCCTACAGCGAGGTCCTGCCCGACGAGCGCAAGGACACGGCGATCGCCTTCTGGCAGCGGGCGAACGCCTTCTTCGCCGCTCATGGCGTGACGGTCGAGCGCGTCCTGACCGACAACGGCGCCTGCTACAAGTCGAAGCTGTTCACCCAGAGCCTCACCGCAGCCGGTATCGCCCACAAGAAGATCCGCCCCTACCGGCCGCAGACCAACGGCAAGGTCGAACGCTTCAACCGGACGCTCCTGGACGAGTGGGCCTACGTGCGGCCCTACACCTCGAACCACGAGCGGACAACGGCCCTGGCAGACTTCCTCCACACCTACAACCACCATCGCTGCCACACCGCACTCGGAGGCCAACCTCCGATCAGCCGCGTTAACAACGCTGCGGGTCAATACACCTAG
- a CDS encoding SagB family peptide dehydrogenase — protein sequence MGYAYDYAAAIMRRGRVHMEPVDHVPNWADGPRKTKHYPDTDLLPLPDSGYPADAALDRGLDPAPLAEPGGFDLAALSGMLRDSYGLTGRRLGVQANTDLDALPHYPLANFSRGSASGGGLYPVSVYWVSGPTAPVPPGVHHYATRHHAMRRLLTGDATGEVRAALEAAGPGAPDGADATDQYLVLSIKYWQNSFKYNSFSFHAVSMDLGACVQTWRMWARARGLEVAPALWFDEERLARLLGVRTEEEGIFAVVPLRWRGATGTAAAPATPFSVRHRDVERSRTVLTFEAVTAMQAATAEGALDRPAPGALAPAAARPADPALPEAALPPAAPLTADVRTALRRRRSSFGRFDASRPLAAADLAACCRAATDGSYLGGDTGTGPGGERLAGLYVFVNHAEDLAPGAYAYDPEAHTLRLVKAGAPGPFLQKNYFLSNYNLEQAGAVLVPTVRTTAVLDAVGDRGYRLVNATIGAVAQSVYTAAAALDVGCGVALGFDNISYVEELGLEATGEAPLLIMMVGHERPAPADYRHELT from the coding sequence GTGGGGTACGCCTACGACTACGCCGCCGCCATCATGCGGCGCGGCCGGGTCCACATGGAGCCGGTCGACCACGTGCCGAACTGGGCCGACGGCCCGCGCAAGACCAAGCACTACCCGGACACCGACCTGCTGCCGCTGCCCGACTCCGGCTACCCCGCCGACGCCGCCCTCGACCGGGGCCTGGACCCCGCGCCCCTCGCCGAACCCGGCGGCTTCGACCTCGCCGCGCTCTCCGGGATGCTCCGCGACTCCTACGGCCTGACCGGGCGCCGCCTCGGCGTCCAGGCCAACACCGACCTGGACGCCCTGCCGCACTACCCGCTCGCCAACTTCTCGCGCGGCTCGGCCTCCGGCGGCGGGCTCTACCCGGTCAGCGTCTACTGGGTCTCCGGGCCCACGGCGCCCGTGCCGCCGGGCGTCCACCACTACGCCACCCGCCACCACGCCATGCGCCGCCTGCTCACCGGCGACGCCACCGGCGAGGTACGCGCCGCCCTGGAGGCGGCCGGGCCGGGCGCGCCGGACGGGGCCGACGCCACCGACCAGTACCTCGTCCTGTCGATCAAGTACTGGCAGAACTCCTTCAAGTACAACAGCTTCTCCTTCCACGCCGTCTCCATGGACCTCGGCGCCTGCGTGCAGACCTGGCGCATGTGGGCCCGCGCCCGGGGCCTGGAGGTGGCGCCCGCCCTCTGGTTCGACGAGGAGCGGCTCGCGCGGCTGCTCGGGGTGCGCACCGAGGAGGAGGGGATCTTCGCCGTCGTACCGCTGAGGTGGCGCGGCGCCACCGGCACCGCCGCCGCACCGGCCACCCCGTTCTCCGTGCGCCACCGGGACGTCGAACGGTCCCGCACCGTCCTCACCTTCGAGGCCGTCACCGCCATGCAGGCCGCCACCGCCGAGGGCGCCCTCGACCGGCCGGCCCCCGGCGCCCTCGCCCCGGCCGCCGCCCGCCCGGCCGATCCCGCCCTGCCCGAGGCAGCGCTGCCCCCGGCGGCCCCCCTCACCGCCGACGTGCGCACCGCGCTGCGCCGCCGCCGCAGCAGCTTCGGCCGGTTCGACGCCTCCCGGCCGCTGGCCGCCGCCGACCTCGCCGCCTGCTGCCGGGCCGCCACCGACGGCTCGTACCTCGGCGGCGACACCGGCACCGGGCCCGGCGGCGAGCGACTGGCGGGGCTGTACGTCTTCGTCAACCACGCCGAGGACCTCGCCCCCGGCGCCTACGCCTACGACCCCGAGGCGCACACCCTGCGCCTGGTCAAGGCGGGCGCCCCCGGACCCTTCCTGCAGAAGAACTACTTCCTCTCCAACTACAACCTGGAACAGGCCGGCGCCGTGCTGGTGCCCACCGTGCGCACCACCGCCGTGCTGGACGCCGTCGGCGACCGGGGCTACCGCCTGGTCAACGCCACCATCGGCGCCGTCGCCCAGTCCGTCTACACCGCCGCCGCCGCACTCGACGTCGGCTGCGGCGTGGCCCTCGGCTTCGACAACATCTCCTACGTCGAGGAACTGGGCCTGGAGGCCACCGGCGAGGCCCCGCTGCTGATCATGATGGTCGGCCACGAGCGGCCCGCCCCCGCCGACTACCGCCACGAGCTCACGTGA
- a CDS encoding lantibiotic dehydratase encodes MPAPDAPGPRPGRPREAFVLRTAGLPVETVRPLRAPGARRWADDVLDAAARLTADGEALGDLLHPLIGGTEDEAERRALLKLRREVFNNRLPKDPGAARALVAARDPRTAGALGDWLTRRAALAAREAEGTGLLASETARARAALCAAAGEDRLRKGLLLASPTLDAGLDAYVRRTAADPAATPDKKHRKIERSLLSYLYRTACKTSPFSTFTGVGLGTFSDGEAHEGPGAFPLAVADAWPTAARLNTAAVGRLAATVLADPARRADLPVTVASGWGREADRVRYVRRWVTEGDEATAVTFDSVKDRLFYLRRSGTLDRLLGHFEEHGTLRYGALSAWLAADRGATEADVAQYLDALLALGLVRVPCLDVTVHDTDPLRAFQSALREVGRPWADRLADRLEPAAACVDKFAAAEPDRRRLLLENLRAELATVQRSLGAEQSRVPQTVLYEDCAVPADGPTGLTLSADRWAEAAGEPLARLERVLPAFDLTLPHRLTLKGFFTARFGRGGRCDDLVKLVHDFHEDFFDQYLSFTSQRPAFGPDGDHNPEENWLGLPELKALDAARAAFLTGMRERWAAHEGDGDLVLDEDLLDAAAAPLAPLAPAFAPMSHHVQLADRPDGPLAVLNRSYGGLSFPFSRFTHLFDGLGERLLAAGAEAAPPGAVLAEVTGGPVTSNLNLHARLTEYEIVGPGESGTLEPRFQLGLDDLFLVHDEEQDRLVLRSVRLEREVIPVYLGYLVPLALPELPRTLLLLSPTSMSPLNVWGGVPDRPPVDGVTHRPRVRHGSLVLARRSWGVDARNLPLRAPGTDDATWFLGWHRFRRAHGLPARVYATVSDSGARGATGAKPSYVDFDSPLSLAAFEALLRTDKARAVLREALPDEDGLHAASSRGRHVTELAVETLPAPTPARTAP; translated from the coding sequence ATGCCCGCACCCGACGCCCCCGGCCCGCGCCCCGGCCGCCCCCGCGAAGCCTTCGTCCTGCGCACCGCCGGGCTCCCCGTCGAGACCGTCCGCCCGCTGCGCGCCCCCGGCGCCCGCCGCTGGGCCGACGACGTGCTCGACGCCGCCGCCCGCCTCACCGCCGACGGCGAGGCCCTCGGCGACCTCCTCCACCCGCTGATCGGCGGGACCGAGGACGAGGCCGAACGCCGCGCCCTGCTGAAGCTGCGCCGCGAGGTCTTCAACAACCGGCTGCCCAAGGACCCCGGCGCGGCCCGCGCCCTGGTCGCCGCCCGCGACCCGCGGACCGCCGGCGCCCTGGGCGACTGGCTCACGCGCCGCGCCGCGCTCGCCGCCCGCGAGGCCGAGGGCACCGGGCTGCTCGCCTCCGAGACGGCCCGCGCCCGCGCCGCCCTCTGCGCGGCGGCGGGCGAGGACCGGCTCCGCAAGGGCCTGCTGCTCGCCTCACCCACCCTCGACGCGGGGCTCGACGCGTACGTGCGGCGCACCGCCGCCGACCCGGCCGCCACCCCGGACAAGAAGCACCGCAAGATCGAGCGCTCGCTCCTGTCCTACCTGTACCGCACCGCCTGCAAGACCAGTCCCTTCTCCACCTTCACCGGCGTGGGCCTCGGCACCTTCAGCGACGGCGAGGCCCACGAGGGGCCCGGCGCCTTCCCGCTGGCCGTCGCCGACGCCTGGCCCACCGCCGCCCGGCTCAACACCGCCGCCGTCGGCCGGCTCGCCGCCACCGTCCTCGCCGACCCGGCCCGCCGCGCCGACCTGCCCGTCACCGTCGCCTCCGGCTGGGGGCGAGAGGCGGACCGGGTGCGGTACGTACGCCGCTGGGTCACCGAGGGCGACGAGGCCACCGCCGTCACCTTCGACTCCGTCAAGGACCGCCTCTTCTACCTCCGCCGCAGCGGCACCCTCGACCGGCTCCTCGGCCACTTCGAGGAGCACGGCACCCTCCGGTACGGCGCCCTCTCCGCCTGGCTCGCCGCCGACCGGGGCGCCACCGAGGCCGACGTCGCGCAGTACCTCGACGCGCTGCTCGCCCTCGGCCTGGTCCGGGTGCCCTGTCTCGACGTCACCGTCCACGACACCGATCCGCTGCGCGCCTTCCAGTCGGCCCTGCGCGAGGTGGGCCGCCCCTGGGCCGACCGCCTCGCCGACAGGCTGGAGCCCGCCGCGGCCTGCGTCGACAAGTTCGCCGCCGCCGAACCGGACCGCAGACGGCTGCTGCTGGAGAACCTGCGCGCCGAACTCGCCACCGTGCAGCGGTCGCTGGGAGCCGAGCAGAGCCGCGTCCCGCAGACCGTGCTCTACGAGGACTGCGCCGTCCCCGCCGACGGGCCGACCGGCCTCACCCTCTCCGCCGACCGCTGGGCCGAGGCCGCCGGGGAGCCGCTGGCCCGGCTGGAGCGCGTGCTGCCCGCCTTCGACCTGACCCTGCCGCACCGGCTCACCCTCAAGGGCTTCTTCACCGCCCGCTTCGGGCGCGGCGGGCGCTGCGACGACCTGGTCAAGCTGGTCCACGACTTCCACGAGGACTTCTTCGACCAGTACCTCTCCTTCACCTCCCAGCGCCCCGCCTTCGGCCCCGACGGCGACCACAACCCGGAGGAGAACTGGCTCGGCCTGCCCGAGCTGAAGGCGCTGGACGCCGCCCGGGCCGCCTTCCTCACCGGGATGCGGGAACGCTGGGCCGCGCACGAGGGCGACGGCGACCTCGTCCTCGACGAGGACCTGCTGGACGCCGCGGCGGCGCCGCTCGCCCCGCTCGCACCCGCCTTCGCGCCGATGAGCCATCACGTCCAGCTCGCCGACCGGCCGGACGGCCCGCTCGCCGTCCTCAACCGCTCCTACGGCGGGCTCTCCTTCCCCTTCAGCCGCTTCACCCACCTCTTCGACGGCCTCGGCGAACGGCTGCTCGCCGCCGGTGCCGAGGCCGCCCCGCCCGGCGCCGTCCTCGCCGAGGTCACCGGCGGCCCCGTCACCTCCAACCTCAACCTGCACGCCCGCCTCACCGAGTACGAGATCGTCGGGCCCGGCGAGAGCGGCACCCTGGAGCCGAGGTTCCAGCTCGGCCTGGACGACCTCTTCCTCGTCCACGACGAGGAGCAGGACCGCCTCGTCCTGCGTTCGGTCCGGCTGGAGCGCGAGGTGATCCCCGTCTACCTCGGCTACCTCGTTCCGCTCGCCCTGCCCGAACTGCCGCGCACCCTGCTGCTGCTCTCCCCGACCTCCATGTCCCCGCTCAACGTCTGGGGCGGCGTCCCCGACCGTCCGCCCGTGGACGGCGTCACCCACCGCCCCCGGGTCCGCCACGGCAGCCTGGTCCTCGCGCGCCGCAGCTGGGGCGTGGACGCGCGGAACCTGCCGTTGCGCGCCCCCGGCACCGACGACGCCACCTGGTTCCTCGGCTGGCACCGCTTCCGCCGCGCCCACGGCCTGCCCGCCCGGGTCTACGCCACCGTCTCCGACAGCGGGGCACGCGGCGCGACCGGCGCCAAGCCGAGCTACGTCGACTTCGACAGCCCGCTCTCGCTCGCCGCCTTCGAGGCGCTGCTCCGTACCGACAAGGCCCGCGCCGTCCTCCGCGAGGCGCTGCCCGACGAGGACGGGCTGCACGCCGCCTCGTCGCGCGGCCGGCACGTCACCGAACTGGCCGTGGAGACCCTGCCCGCCCCCACCCCCGCGAGGACCGCGCCATGA
- a CDS encoding TOMM precursor leader peptide-binding protein: protein MAEPTTDPAPATGADPADAFDALAATRPRVRRDVLFTQTPGGVLFHNADGGFHLTGRTAYRFASLVLPHLTGRHRLDEVCAGFGPAQRAMAAELVRTLYARDFARDIPETDALRPAPEDAAGQRFAAQIAYIDHYTDAAPDRFARYRAARIAVLGTDETARWAALGLVRNGCGALGLAADFPDVAQEAARLADEGCPVSLDRLPDPAEGPGWAALEGYDVVVVSGHGAAGLTHRLLTEGVPEGRTLLPAWTFGERLVMGPLTDTTATTDATATGGCWSCALLRLGANVDGGTAAALWSEVAGGARGTEPGAPGPLTGPLAAMCGNLLAYEVFRVTSGVQPAETRGQVLIQDLQSLDVLAEPVPPHPRCRHCAPSGAPVPASPGTPEVPRTPSVAGAEEAQEVVDALNATASALVRPHTGVFTRFDDDDLTQTPLKVSRVELALPDGTVRAVTAADIHHLAGARTRALHRAAVLHADHTVPAPAAGEEHGTPLAPAAFATFGGTDDTPAAAWTPALSLRTGAPHRVPVAAARPFGPHNQLRTHLAHAAGAGAGGSAAEAAGAALLAALAHTAVLDAVRGSRAAPLAEDTAADPELEFLHKTAAALDLGVELLDLTGDGPAPVVLAREPGGRWAVAADLTRREAARAALRDLLGDAQLADGTGREPDAGDPFVTDLAPAALTVAAEPGGPLDAATTFAEILARLGESGRDALYLDTTSADLATGRLATARVLLTVPASEDGPDAR from the coding sequence ATGGCCGAACCCACGACCGACCCCGCCCCGGCGACCGGCGCCGACCCCGCCGACGCCTTCGACGCGCTCGCCGCCACCCGGCCCCGGGTCCGCCGCGACGTGCTCTTCACCCAGACACCCGGCGGGGTCCTCTTCCACAACGCCGACGGCGGCTTCCACCTCACCGGCCGCACCGCCTACCGGTTCGCCTCCCTCGTCCTGCCGCACCTCACCGGGCGCCACCGCCTCGACGAGGTCTGCGCCGGCTTCGGCCCGGCCCAGCGTGCGATGGCCGCCGAACTGGTCCGCACCCTCTACGCCCGCGACTTCGCCCGCGACATCCCCGAGACGGACGCCCTGCGTCCGGCACCCGAGGACGCCGCCGGGCAGCGGTTCGCCGCACAGATCGCCTACATCGACCACTACACCGACGCGGCCCCCGACCGGTTCGCCCGCTACCGGGCCGCCCGGATCGCGGTCCTCGGCACCGACGAGACCGCCCGCTGGGCCGCCCTCGGCCTGGTCCGCAACGGCTGCGGCGCCCTGGGCCTGGCCGCCGACTTCCCCGACGTGGCCCAGGAGGCGGCCCGGCTCGCCGACGAGGGCTGCCCGGTGAGCCTCGACCGGCTGCCCGACCCCGCCGAGGGCCCGGGCTGGGCGGCGCTGGAGGGGTACGACGTCGTGGTGGTCTCCGGGCACGGCGCCGCCGGGCTCACCCACCGCCTGCTGACCGAGGGCGTCCCCGAGGGCCGCACCCTGCTGCCCGCCTGGACCTTCGGGGAACGGCTCGTGATGGGGCCGCTGACCGACACCACCGCCACCACCGACGCCACCGCCACCGGCGGCTGCTGGTCCTGCGCCCTGCTCCGCCTCGGCGCCAACGTCGACGGCGGCACCGCCGCCGCCCTGTGGAGCGAGGTCGCGGGCGGCGCCCGGGGCACCGAGCCGGGGGCGCCGGGGCCGCTGACCGGGCCGCTCGCCGCGATGTGCGGGAACCTCCTCGCGTACGAGGTGTTCCGGGTGACCAGCGGCGTGCAGCCGGCCGAGACGCGCGGGCAGGTGCTGATCCAGGACCTCCAGTCGCTCGACGTCCTCGCCGAACCCGTGCCGCCGCACCCGCGCTGCCGCCACTGCGCTCCCTCCGGGGCCCCGGTGCCGGCCTCTCCCGGGACCCCGGAGGTCCCCCGCACGCCGAGCGTGGCCGGGGCCGAGGAGGCGCAGGAGGTGGTGGACGCCCTCAACGCCACCGCGAGCGCGCTGGTCCGCCCGCACACCGGCGTCTTCACCCGCTTCGACGACGACGACCTCACCCAGACCCCGCTCAAGGTCAGCCGCGTCGAACTCGCCCTGCCCGACGGCACGGTGCGCGCGGTGACCGCCGCCGACATCCACCACCTGGCCGGGGCGCGCACCCGTGCCCTGCACCGGGCCGCCGTCCTCCACGCCGACCACACCGTGCCCGCCCCCGCCGCGGGGGAGGAGCACGGCACGCCGCTCGCCCCGGCCGCGTTCGCGACCTTCGGCGGCACCGACGACACCCCGGCCGCCGCCTGGACCCCCGCCCTGTCGCTGCGCACCGGGGCGCCGCACCGCGTGCCCGTCGCCGCCGCCCGGCCGTTCGGCCCGCACAACCAGCTCCGCACCCACCTCGCCCACGCCGCCGGAGCGGGCGCCGGGGGCTCCGCCGCCGAGGCCGCCGGGGCCGCGCTGCTCGCCGCCCTCGCCCACACCGCCGTACTGGATGCCGTCCGGGGCAGCCGGGCCGCGCCGCTCGCCGAGGACACGGCGGCCGATCCGGAGCTGGAGTTCCTGCACAAGACGGCCGCCGCCCTCGACCTCGGCGTGGAACTCCTCGACCTCACCGGCGACGGGCCCGCCCCCGTCGTCCTCGCCCGCGAACCCGGCGGCCGCTGGGCGGTGGCCGCCGACCTGACCCGGCGTGAGGCCGCCCGCGCCGCCCTGCGCGACCTGCTCGGAGACGCCCAGCTCGCCGACGGGACCGGCCGGGAACCCGATGCGGGCGACCCCTTCGTCACCGACCTGGCGCCCGCCGCGCTCACCGTCGCCGCGGAGCCGGGCGGCCCGCTCGACGCCGCCACCACCTTCGCCGAGATCCTGGCCCGCCTCGGAGAGAGCGGCCGCGACGCCCTGTACCTGGACACCACCTCGGCCGACCTCGCCACCGGCCGGCTCGCCACCGCGCGCGTCCTGCTGACCGTGCCCGCCTCCGAGGACGGCCCCGATGCCCGCTGA